CGCTGCAATTCGCTGGCGGCTTCCTTCTGGGTGAGCTTGTCGACGGTCTTCTTGGCGGCAGGGGTCATGGTTCGGCGGCTCGTTTCCTTCCGAAGGCGAATAGAACAAATCCCGCCAAAGTTGAAGGCTTTGGCGGAAATGACTTGTTCCAGGATAGCCGGACGAGCCCCTTAACCTGTCAGGATCAATTCTCCGGCCCGCCGACGATCTGGCGCGCCGTCGCCTCGATGAGCTTGCGCACCCGTTCCGCCTCCTCCGTGGTCCACGGACCGCGCCGCATATGGAGCGACTGCTTCAGCGTCCGCATCGCTTCGCGCACCGATTCCGGCGTCGAATGCATAGCGAAGGCCTGGGCGGCGAGATCCATGCGTGCCTGGATGCCCTTGAGCGGGACGCTGTTCTCCTCCAGGAACTGTCGGCCCGCTTCGGTCGCCTGATAGAGCTTCTTGGTGCCGCTCTGGCTTTCCGTCACGATGTAATCCTGCTCCTCGAGCAGCGTCAGTGTCGGATAGACCGCGCCTGGGCTCGGGGCGTAGTTGCCGCCGAATTTCTCCTCGATGGCGCGGATGAGTTCATAGCCGTGGCGCGGCTTCTCGGCGATCAAGGCCAGGAGGACGAGTCGCAGATCGCCGTGGCCGAACATGCGGGCACCGCGGCCGCCGAA
This genomic stretch from Nordella sp. HKS 07 harbors:
- a CDS encoding PadR family transcriptional regulator, giving the protein MFGRHHEHQGGHGRHHDCAPVGRWGRGRPAGDDEGFGRGGFFGGRGARMFGHGDLRLVLLALIAEKPRHGYELIRAIEEKFGGNYAPSPGAVYPTLTLLEEQDYIVTESQSGTKKLYQATEAGRQFLEENSVPLKGIQARMDLAAQAFAMHSTPESVREAMRTLKQSLHMRRGPWTTEEAERVRKLIEATARQIVGGPEN